The DNA segment GGGGGAAGCGTCCGAGTTCCGGGCGATGCAGGTCGTCGCTCCCGCTGGCACCGAGCTCGGCGGGGTGGCTGCTGAGCTGGCAGTAGGTGCCTCCGAAGGACTACCTGTTGAAGGCGTGCTGCGAGTCGCATTCCCCCGCCCCGGCCTCATCCCCTGCACGTGGCTGGTCACCTTGACCCGGAAGGACCTGGTCGAGCAGGCGGGAGTCCTGTCGTCCGCGAAGCTTGGTGATCTTCAGGAACTCCTCCACCTCGGTGGACTTGAGTAGGAGCCTGCACCGTGACCGCCAACGCACTCCTCGTCTGGCTCCGATCGTGCTCGAAGAGACAGACCCGATGTAGAAGGAGGTATGCGCTTGTGGATCTGACTGGGCGCACAGTGGTAATTACCGGGGCCGGGCGTGGGTTCGGGCGAGCGTTGGCCCTGCTGGCAGGCCGGCTGGGTGCGCGAGCTTTCGTGTCCGCACGTGCTCTGGCTGCGGCACAGAGGGTGGCCGATGAGGTGGCGACCGACAGCGGCGCGAGAGTCGACGCGTTCGCCTGCGATCTGGCCAACCCAGCCTCCATCCGGGCCTTCACGGAGGGGATCGCTGCCCACGCCGACCGCGTGGATGTGCTGATCAACAATGGTGCCCGCTACCTGGAAGGCACCGATCTGTGGGACGCCGACGACGACGCGATCACCAACACCATCGCCTCCGGAGCCACCGGCACACTGCTGACGGTCAAACACTTCCTGCCGCTGCTGCGCGCCTCTGTTGGTGCGGACGTGGTCAACGTGGTCTCCTCCGCCGCGGAAGCCCGAAACCACCGCTCCCAGGCACACCCCGCGTTCTACGCGGCCAAGACCGCCCAGGTCGGCTTCGCCGACATCCTCTCCCACCGGCTCCGACCCGAGGGTATCCGTGTCATCTCGCTCTATCCGCCGGACTTCACGGACGGTGACCCGCTCCACTCCACCTGGGATCACGCTTCCCGGACCGCGCCCACGGCACGGACAAGGGAGACAAGGGTGGTGGCGAAGGCGGAGGGGTGCCGCCGGAACAGCAGGCCGAGCACCCGTGATCTGGCCTGACGGCCCGTCGCTGCCTGATGAGGTCGACGCGGCTACCTCGCCACCGTCCCTATGAGAAAGGAGAGCCACCATGCCGGCCGGATCCAGCTCAAAGCGCGAGCGCCAGTACGAACATGTAAAGAAGAGTGCCGAGGACCGTGGCGAGTCGTCGAAGCGGGCCAAGGAGATCGCCTCGCGGACCGTTAACAAGGAGCGGGCCAGGTCCGGCGAGTCGAAGACCGCCAGCAAAACCTCGACCCGTGACCCGAAGTCGGCGTCCCAGCGGGGTGGGCAGCGCTCGCACAGCGGCGCGGAGGGCCCGACCAAGGACCAGCTGTACAACGAGGCCAAGAAGCGCAACATCCAGGGCCGTTCCTCGATGACCAAGAAGCAGCTGAGGAACGCGCTGGGCGGCTGACCAGAGGACGCCTTGCCACCGGGCGGCCGGGGTGTGGCGGGCGGAGCCTGCGATGGGTCAGCGCCCGCTGCCAGTTGCCGCGGCGCGGAGGCCGACGCCCGTCCGGCCCGTCCGGGGCAAAGCCGGGATCCGGCATGGGGCACTCCACCGCCCGTTTTCGCAGGATTGTAGTCCACGCGCATACGTCGGATTACCCGGCTACCCGGCGCATCGCACACACAGGAGGCCGGCTCGCTCCATGCGGCCAGCCCCCGCGAAGAGCGGACCAGGAGGGATCGATGAGCACAGTCAAGGGAACGGTCGACGTGGAGGTCCCGCTCCACATGGCGTACGACCGGTGGACCCAGTTCGAGGACTTCCCGTCCTTTATGGAGGGCGTCGACGAGGTCAGGCAGCTCGACGACCGGCACAACCACTGGACCACCAGCATCGGTGGTGTGCGGCGCGAGTTCGACACGGAGATCGTCGACCAGCTGGCGGACGACCGGATCACCTGGCGGTCCATCGGCGGGGACACTCAGCAGCGCGGCTCGGTCCGGTTCGAGCGGCTGGACGACACGCACACGCGGGTGGAGCTCACGATGGACGTGGAGCCGACCGGTGTCGCCGAAAAGGGCGCGGACGCGCTGGGCATGATCGACCGACGGGTCAAGGGAGACCTGCACCGGTTCAAGGAGTACGTGGAGGGCGGCGGCGGCCAGAGCCGTGGCTGGCGCGGACGCATCCGCCCGGAAGACCCCGGCACCAGCCTCTGACAGCTGTACATGCCGGGCGCAGACAGAGCGACCCCGGCCGGGAAGGCCGCCCCGGGGCTGGGTTACACAGCCTGAACCGGTGCGAAAGACAGGGAGGTTGGGGATGCGAGCCGAGGTGGACCGGATCGCGGAGCCCTGGGGCGGGCGCACCCCGTACGGTCCTGACACGCAGTGGCCTGCACGGGTCGACTCGTTCCTGGAGCCCGGAGTGACGGCCGACGGCGTGGAGCGGTGGGTGCAGACGGCGTCGCTTCTGCACTCCAACGGGGACGCCATGGATCTCGCTGTCGCAGACGGCCGGATCGTCGGGGTGCGCGGCCGTCCGCAGGACCGGGTGAACCGCGGTCGGCTCGGGCCGAAGGACCTGTTCGCCTGGCAGGCGAACCACTCCCGGGACCGGCTGACCACTCCGCTGATCCGCGAGGGCGGGCGGCTGGTGGCCTGCGACTGGGACACCGCCATGGACCGGATCGTCGACCGGTCCCAGCAACTGCTGCGCGAGCGCGGACCGGGCTCTGTCGGCTTCTACACCAGCGGCCAGCTGTTCCTGGAGGAGTACTACACCCTCGCCGTGATCGCCCGGGCCGGGATCGGCACCAACCATCTGGACGGAAACACCCGCCTGTGCACGGCGACCGCGGCCGAGGCGTTGAAGGAGACCTTCGGCTGCGACGGGCAGCCCGCCTCCTACACGGACGTTGACCACGCCGACGTCATCGCCCTGTTCGGGCACAACATGGCCGAGACCCAGCCGGTGCTGTGGATGCGCGTCCTGGATCGACTGGCGGGTGGCGAGGCGCCCCGGCTGGTGTGCGTGGACCCGCGCCCGACGCCGGCCGCCCGGCACGCGAGCGTCCACCTCGCCCCTCGCGCCGGCACGAACCTGGCCCTGCTGAACGCCCTGCAGCACGAGATCATCCGTACCGGCCGGATCGATCACGGCTTCATCGATGCGCATACGGTGGGTTTCCACGAACTCGCCGCGGGCGTCGCCGACTGCACACCGGACTGGGCCTCCCGGATCTGCGACGTACCGGCCCGCAGGATCAGCGAGGCAGCCGAGATCCTCGGCGGCGCCGAACGGCTGCTGTCCACTGTGCTCCAGGGCGTCTACCAGTCCCACCAGGCCACCGCGGCCGCCTGCCAGGTCAACAATCTCCAGCTGATCCGCGGCATGCTCGGCCGCCCCGGCTGCGGCGTACTGCAGATGAACGGCCAGCCCACCGCCCAGAACACCCGCGAATGCGGCGCGAACGGCGACCTGCCGGGCTTCCGCAACTGGGAGAATGACACGCACGTCGCCGACCTCGCGCGCGTGTGGAACGTCGAGCCGTCTCGCATCCCCCACTACGCACCGCCCACCCCCGCGATGCAGATCTTCCGCTACGCCGAGCAAGGCTCGATCCGGATGCTGTGGATCTCCGGCACCAACCCGGCGGTCTCCCTGCCCGAACTCGATCGCATCCGCTCCATCCTCGGCCAGGAACGGCTGTTCACCGTCGTCCAGGACCTGTACCTCACCGAGACCGCCCAGCTCGCGGACGTCGTTCTGCCCGCCGCGACCTGGGGAGAGAAGACCGGGACGTTCACCAACGCCGACCGCACCGTCCACCTCTCCGACAAAGCGGTCGACCCGCCCGGCGACGCTCGCCCGGACCTGGACATCCTGCTCGACTACGCCGGCCGGATGGACTTCCGCGACAAGGACGACCGCCCGCTCGTCCCCTGGCACGACGCCGAGTCGGCGTTCGAGGCATGGAAGGAGTGCAGCCGCGGCCGGCCGTGCGACTACACCGGCCTGACCTACGAACGGCTTCGGGGGGCCAGCGGCATCCAGTGGCCCTGCACGCGCGAAGCACCCGAGGGCACGGAGCGGCTCTACACCGACGGGATCACCTGGGCCGCCCCCGGCACCTGCGAGACGTACGGCAGGGACCTGATCACCGGCGCTTCCGTGTCCGAGACCGAGTACCGGGCGCTCAACCCGAACGGCAGGGCAGTCCTCAAAGCCGCGGAGTACCTGCCGCCGCACGAGACGACGGACGACGCTTACCCCTTGCAGCTGAACACGGGCCGTACCCTGTACCACTTCCACACCCGCACCAAGACCGGCCGCACCCCACAACTGAACGCCGCCGCCCCCGAAGTGTGGGTGGAACTCTCGGCCGGAGAGGCGCTGCGGCACGGCGTGGAGGAGGGCGATCTGGTCGAGGTCACCAACCCGCGCGGATCGGTGCGCGGGCGCCTGCGGATCACGGGCATCCGCGACGGCATGCTGTTCCTGCCCTTCCACTACGGCTACTGGGACACACCGGAAGGCGACCACCCCGGAAAGGACGGTGGCCGGGCGGCGAACGAGACCACCGTCACCGATTGGGACCCGGTCTCCAAACAGCCGCTGTTCAAGACCGCCGCCGCGCGTCTGACACTCGTCGAGCGCGCCGAGGGCACCCTCTGCCCGGCACCGACCACCACGGCCTCCGCCCCGGTCGACCCACGATCCGTTCCGCCCACCACGGGCGGTCCGCCCGCCATCGCCCACCAGACCGTCGCATCCACGGAATGCGACCGGCGATGAACGGCATCCCCACCGTCCTGCGCGCCCTGTACTACGGCGAACGCGCCCTGGAACAAGATCTGCTCGCCACCGCCGAACGCCACCCCGCCGAGCACGAGGTGCATCACGTCGCCATCGACCTCGCCCGCTGGTCACACGAGCACGCCGAACGCATCGCCCGCACCGTCGAACCCCACGGACTCCACCTGCCCAACCCCGCCGTGCCGCCGACTGCGTGGCAGCGAACGGAGCGACCCGCCCACGCCCTCGAGGAGCCCTCTGAACCCGACCTGCGCTTGCTGAGCGATCTGCGTGCCCTCCACCTCGCCGCCGCCGAGAACTCCCTCTACTGGGAGATGCTCGCCCAGGCCGCACAAGCCACCGGCGACAGCCGCCTGCTCGAACTCAGCACCGCCTGCCACCCGCAGACCCTGCGGCAGATGCGCTGGACGAACACCATGATCAAAACCCTCTCCCCGCAACTGCTCTCGAAGGCGAACGGCCCTGACGAAGCCGACGGATCGAAGGCGAAGCATTAGATCCCGGGCGTGGAAAGTCGGAGTCCACATGCCATGGGCCCCGGGGGAGGAGAGATGCCCGGGGCCTGGCGCGAAGGGAGGCCGCCCGTGTCCGCCCGGCTGTTGGTGTGGTCGGCTGGCGCGGGTCGTGGCTATGCGTCGGACCACCATGCTCCGCTCGCGGAGCGATGGCTCAGCGCCCGGCGGACCTGCTCAGCGTCTGCGCGTGCGGGATCGGCGCTGTGTAGCCCACCCAGCGATGCGCGTCCGTCCTGGCGGCCCGTCCGGCCCGCGTCATGGTCCGTCCGCTGTCGCGGACACGGCCTTCTCCCAGGGTTTGACCGCTGATTCCAGCAGATGAAGCAGGAGGCGGAGGGATGAGGGCCCGGTCAGCCGAGATCGAGAAGGCCGGCTTTGACAACGGCGCGGCCGAAGGGACTGGCGAGTTCGGCGAGACGCTCACAGTCCGCGTCACCCAGGACGGCGTAGGCGGGGAGGGCCAGGCGGTCGGTGCGGTCCTCGATGTGCCGGCGCAGGCGTGCGCCTTCCGGGCTGAGGGAGTCGCCGTCGAGGAGACCTCGCGTGCGTAGGCGCTCCTGGGTGTCGGCCCACTTCTCCTCGGGCCATGCACGGCTCGCCTTGAGGAAGTCGACCGGAACCTCACCGGTCGCGGCGTGCAGAATCAGGGCCTCCAAGCCTGAGACGCCCTCGCTCAGCAGGCACGCGACATGGCCGTCTCCACGGAACTCCCGGAGCAGTGTCTGAGCATGCCACAGCTGCAGTACCGGCTCCTGCGGCCAGGGCAGTGCGGCATGCGCGGCGAACAGCGGGCGGCCCTGCGCGTGCTCGCAGGCCGCCTCAGCAGCCCGGCGGGTCAGCGCCAGCACCTCGTCGAAGTTGGGCAACCCGTGGATTCCCGCCCGTCGCAGGGCTTCGCCCGCCGCGGCATACCGCGCTTCCAGCACCTGCTGCGGAGTGGTTGCGTCCCAGGCCCCATCGACCGCCTGCCGTACGACATCGGGGTTGAAGTTGTAGAAGGTCGATGTGACCAGCTCGGCGGATGCGCGGCCGAACGCGGCGCTCCTGGAGGTGAAGTACCCGGCGCGACCGCTCAGGCCGAGGTCCGCGTACCGTCGCCTCCCCTCGGGGACGAAGTAGATCATTGCGTGGACGGGCTCGAGGCGGCGCCAGGCCGCGCGCGCAGTCTCCATGGGTCACCTCTCCGGAGAGTCGACGAACAAGAAATTCGCTGCTGATTCAGTACTCGCCGTGCGCTCGCAGGTGTTCGAGCATGAGGCGGCTCAGCGCTTCGGGCGCCTCCTCGGGGATCCAGTGGCTGACGCCCTGCAGGGGCTCGAACCGGTACGGCCCGTTGACCCATCGCTCGGTTTCCTGCGCGGCTGCCGGGCCGAACGCGCTGTCCTCCGTGCTCCAGACGTACAGCGTGGGCAGGTCGACAACGTCGATCGCGCTGTCGGGGCGGCCGGACCGGTACCAGTTCAGCGCCGCGGTGAGAGCGCCGGGCTGGGACAGGTGGCGCACGTAGGCGTCCGCACTGTCTTGCGGGACCTTTCCGGCGTAGACATCCCGAAGCTCTTGGGCATCGTGGGCGAGCATGCGCTCCTCGGTCGCGGGTGTTTCGCGCCAGTCGATCATGTAGCGGGAGCGTTTGCGCTGATCCTGGTCGGTGCGCAGGGCGGTGGCCAGAGCGCCGGGGTGCGGGGTCGAGACAACCGTCAGGGTGCGTACGCGGTCGGGATGGGCGTGCGCGGTCCACCAGGCCACCGCGCCTCCCCAGTCATGGCCGACCAGGTCGAACGCCGCCCAGCCCAGTTCCTCACTGATCGCGACCACGTCGTCTACGAGAAGGCCGATGCGATAGTCCTCGGGCCGCGCGGGGCGGGCGCCGGGGGAGTACCCACGCTGGTCCGGTGCCACCACCCGGTAGCCGTGCGCGGCCAAAGCCTCGATCTGCCGTCGCCACACCAGCCCCGTCTGCGGAAAGCCGTGCAGCAGCAGCACCGGGCGGCCCTCGGGCGGTCCCGCCGCGATCGCGTCGAACAAACCCGCACCCGTGGAGATGCTCAGCTGAGTCACGGCCCACCTCTTTGTACCGACTGGTCGGTACCTTCCAGGTGCGGGAGTGAACTGTCAAGACCGAGGCGTGATTGAACTTGACGCCGAATTCAACTATAACCAGTCGGAAGGCCGACCCCTGGCCCCCGCAGCCATGGCATGTCATCGGTCAGCCGAGGAGTCGGTCAATGAGCCCTCTCCCCGCCGCAGTTGGCGTTCGGCACCCCCTACCGGCGATCGAGCCCGGCTCGCGGCGTTCGAAGTTCCGGCCCGAGGGTCCGGACGAACCGGACCAACAGGAAACAGTGAGGCGACATGAGGGAAGCAGTCATCGTTTCGACGGCACGGACGCCGATCGGCAAGGCGTACCGCGGCGCGTTCAACGACACCCAGGCGCAGGAACTTGCCGCCCATGCCCTTTCGCACGCGGTGCAGCGCGCCGGGCTCGAGGGAGGTGAGGTCGAGGATGTGGTCTTCGGCTGTGCCGTGCAGCAGGGGTCCTCGGGTTTCAACGTCGCGCGGCAGGCCGCTCTGCGTGCCGGACTTCCGGACATCGTGTCGGGGATGACGATCGACCGGCAGTGCTCGTCGGGTCTGATGGCCATTGCGACGGCCGCCAAGCAGATAGTCGCGGACGGAATGCAGGTCGCTGTCGGCGGCGGTGTCGAGTCGATCTCCTTGGTGCAGAACGACCACATGAACACCCACCGCATGACGGACCCCTGGCTGGTTGAGCACACGCCGGACATCTACCTGCCGATGCTGCACACGGCGGAGATCGTCGCCGAGCGCTACGGCGTGAGCCGGGAACGCCAGGACGAGTTCGCGCTGGTGTCACAGCAGCGCACCGCTGCGGCGCAGGACGCCGGCCGATTCGACCAGGAGATCGTCACGCTCGACAGCGTCAAGAAGGTCCTGGACAAGCAGTCCGGGGAGGTGCGGGACGAGGCTGTGACCCTGACCCGGGACGAGGGCAACCGCGCGTCGACGACGCTCGAGGGCTTGGCCGGGTTGGCGCCGGTGCTGCCGGACGGTCAGGTGAGCGAGCATTCCGGCGTCACGGCGGGCAACTCCTCGCAGTTGTCGGACGGGGCGTCGGCGTCGGTGCTGATGGAGTCGAAGGAGGCCGAGCGCCGCGGACTGGAACCGCTGGGCGTCTACCGGGGTATGACCGTTGCCGGTTGCGGGCCGGACGAGATGGGCATCGGGCCGGTGTTCGCCATTCCGAAGCTCCTGAAGCAGCACGACCTCACCATTGACGACATCGGCCTGTGGGAACTCAATGAGGCGTTCGCTTCACAGGCGTTGTACTGCCGGGACGAACTGCACATCGACCCGGAGCGGTTCAACGTCAATGGCGGCGCCATCTCGGTCGGTCATCCGTACGGAATGACCGGTGCCCGACTGGTGGGGCATGCCCTCATCGAGGGCAAGCGCCGGGGCGTCCGGTACGTGGTGATCTCGATGTGCGTCGGCGGCGGAATGGGCGCAGCCGGACTGTTCGAGGTTGCCTGAGGTGTCGACCGTGACGGACAAGGCGCGAACCGCGGTCCTCGTGGACTTCGGCGGGGTCATCACCTCCAGTGTGCTGCGGGCTTTCACCGACTTCGGCGCCTCGCTCGGCGGCGACCCGCGCCTGCCGCTCGACCTCCTCGGCAAGGACGAGGCATCACGCACCCTGCTGGTCGACCACGAGTGCGGCCGTATCGACGCCGAAGCCTTCGAGCGAGGATTCGCCGCACGGCTCCGTGCACACGGAGCCGACGTGGTGGCCGAGGGGCTCACGGCCCGCATGCAGGCGGCGATGTCGATCGACCAGGACATGCTCGCGCTGCTCGGTGATCTCCGAGCCGCCGGCCGTCCCGTCGCGCTCGTCTCCAATTCCTTCGGCACCGGAACCTACGACGGGGTCGAACTCGCCGCTGTCGCCGACGTGATCGTCATCTCCGCCGAGGTCGGGATCCGCAAGCCCTCCCGGCGGATCTACGCGATCGCATGTGAACGCCTCGGCGTCGACCCCGAGGAGGCGGTCATGATCGACGATCTGCAGCAGAACCTCGACGGAGCGGCGCGGATCGGAATCGAGGGCGTACTGCACACCAGCGCCCCCGATACCCGCCGCCAACTCGCCGAACGCTTCGGGATCACTACCTGACGAATCCACCGAGCGGCCGAGGTCGGTCATCCGGCCGCACCGCCCGAGGACTTGATGCCGAAGCCGGGCCAAGTCAACCCATCGGAGAGGGTGCGCCCGCACCATCACCTGCTCTCGTCCCGGAAGGCACGCCCATGACCAGCGTCTTCGATCCTGTGTGCCGCCACGCGGCCGCCACTCCCGACAGCATCGCACTGCGCGGCGCCACGGATCAGTGGACCTACCTTCGGCTGCGTGACGCGAGTATGCGGTACGCGGGAGCCCTGGTCGCCGCGGGCCTGTCCCCGGGGGACCGGGTGCTGCTCGCGGCGCCGTCGGTGCCCGAGTTCGTGGTGGCCTACCTCGGGATTCAGGCCGCGGGTTGTGTCGTGGTGCCGGTCAACACGATGTCCACCCGGGCCGAGGTCGAGTACGTTCTCGGCGATGCCGGATGCTCATTGGCGATCGCATGGCACGCCCTCGGCCCCGCTGTCGCGGAGGCGGCCGCGACGCTCTCGATGCCCTCTTGGACGCTGTCCCCGGGCGCGTCGGCCGCCGCTGCTCCTGTCGGCGTCGCCGACCGGCACCGCGACGAGACCGCGGCCATCCTGTACACCTCGGGAACCACGGGGCGGCCGAAGGGGGCCCAACTCACTGTCGGGAACCTGCTGTCCGCCGGGGAGATCGGCGCCGAGTGCAGCCGTGCCTCGAGCGCCGACCGTACCGGCACCGGACTCCCGCTGTTCCATGTGTTCGGCCAGGCATCGGTCATGATGGCGACCTTGACGGTGGGCGGCTCGATGTCGTTGCTGGCCCGGTTCGACCCGGCGTCGATGCTGGACATGCTCCGCCGCGACCGGCTCACCATCATGGCCGGTGTGCCGACCATGTGGAACGCGCTGCTGCACGCGGCGGGTGATGCGAGCCCGGCGGACTTCGCCGGGCTCCGTGTCGCCGTCTCCGGCGGCGCGTCGCTCCCAGGGAGATCGCCCGGGCCTTCGAGGCGCGCTTCGGCTGCACGATCCTCGAAGGGTATGGGCTCACCGAGACCACTGCGTTCGGCACCTTCAACGACCTCGACCGCGGCGGCAAGACGGGGTACACGGGCAGGGCAGTGCCGCGGACGCAGGTTCAGGTGCGTGACGACGACGGCCAGGAGTGTCCGCCGGGCACCGTCGGAGAGGTCCACATCAAGGGACCCACAGTGATGCGCGGCTACTGGAACCGCCCTGCGGACACCGCCGCGGCCATCTCGTCCGACGGCTGGTTCCGAACCGGCGACCTCGGTGAAACCGACACGGACGGGGACCTGCGCATCGTCGACCGCATCAAGGACCTGATCATCCGCGGCGGTTACAACGTCTACCCCGGCGAGGTCGAGGAAGTTCTCTACGAGCATCCGGACATCGTCGAGGCAGCCGTGATCGGCGTTCTGGACGAGCACTACGGCGAGGAGGTCGCCGCGCTCATCGCGGCCCGGCCCGGTTCCGGGCTCGGTGCTGCCGAGGTGACGACCTGGGCACGAGAGCGGCTGTCCGCCTACAAGATCCCGCGCATCGTCCGGTTCGTCGACGCGCTGCCCAAGGGCCCGAGCGGGAAGATTCTCAAGCGGTCCATCGACCGTGCCGCTCTGACCCGTGACACGCCGACCGCCGACGTTGCCGCCGACCGCCACTGAGCGTCCCGGCGTCCCCACCTTACGGATGGTGAGCATGGTGTCGGATTCAAGTACAGTTTCCGGGATGGACACCACTGCTCCCGAGGAGATCGACGGCGACGAAGCGCCACCCATGGCGCCCCTCTCGCACCTTCGCGAGCCGCCTACGACGAAGCGCGGAGCTCGGACACGGGCCGCATTGGTGAAAGCCGCACGGAAGGTGTTCGAGCGGGACGGTTACCTCGACACCCGCCTGACCGACATCACCAAAGAAGCTCAGTGCGCGGCGGGATCCTTCTACACCTACTTCGCCAACAAGGAGGAGGTGCTCGCGGCCGTCCTCCTGGAGGCGCAGGAGGACATGATGCACCCCGGCATGCGCCGGGTGCAGGGCACCGACGACCCCTATGCGGTACTCGAGGCGAGCAATCGCGCGTACCTCGAGGCGTACAAACGGAACGCGAAGCTGATGGGCCTGCTCGAGCAGGTCGCCCAAGTGGAGCCGGAGTTCCGCGACTTCCGAAGCCGGCGCGCCGACGCGTTCATCCGCCGCAATGCCCGCGGCATCGCCGACCTGCAGGCGCGGGGTGTCGCAGACCGTGAGGTCGATCCGATGATGGCCTCCCGTGCGCTGTCGGGCATGGTCAGCGTCATGGCCTACAACGCCTTCGTGCTCGCCGAACGGCAAGAAGAAGGTGCTTCGGCGGACTTCGAGGAGCTCGTGTCCACGGTCACCCGGCTCTGGGCGAACGCCCTTCGTTTCCCCGACCACCGCTGATCCGGCGGCTGCACCACACCACCTGCCTCACAGCACCCGGCACCGCCGGGTGCTTCTCCTTTTTTGCCTCCTCCGCAGGGGCGGTCAGTTCGTTCTTCTTCGTGCGGTGTCCTGCATCCCGCTATTGAACTTGACGTCGGATTCAACTATACAGTTCAGCAGAGCACGGCCTCACGATCTCCGGGCCGGTCCCGGCCTCGCACGCCCCGCCACCGAGAGGGTTCGCTGTGAACGTTGCACAAAGAGTCGCTGTCGTCACCGGTGGTGGCGCAGGCATCGGCAGTGCGCTGGTCGCACGGCTCGCTCGCGCAGGCGCCCGGGTCGTCGTCGCGGACCTCGACGCGGACAGCGCGCGGGCGGTGTCGCAGAGCGTCAACGCCGACCATCCGGGAAGCACCGTCAGCGCCGGCGCGGACGCGTCGGACACCGAGCAGATCCAGCAGTTGGTCGACCTGGCGGAGAGCACCTTCGGCCCAGTCGACCTCTACTTCGCGAACGCGGGCATCGCCGGGGCGCCCGGCCTCGACGCGAGCGAGCAGGACTGGGACCACTCGATCGACGTGAATCTGCGCGCCCACATCCGTGCGGCAAGGCTGCTGGTACCGGGGTGGCTCGAGCGCGGTGAGGGCTACTTCGTGAGCACGGCCTCGGCGGCGGGACTGCTCACCCAGATCGGCTCCGCCACGTACGCCGTCACCAAGCACGCGGCCGTCGCCTTCGCCGAATGGCTGAGCGTCACCTACGGCGATCGCGGGGTCCGGGTCAGCTGTCTGTGCCCGATGGGGGTGAACACCAAGCTGCTGTACTCCGGGGAGGACTCGGGGGACGCCCTGGGAAGAGCCGCGACGCGAGCCGTCACCTCCGCCGGTGACGTCCTCGAGCCGGCCGAAGTCGCCGACGCCGTCCTGGCCGCAATTGGCGACGAGCACTTCCTCGTCCTGCCGCACGAAGACGTTCTTGAGATGTACCGGCACAAGGGCTCGGACTACGACCGGTGGCTGCGCGGAATGCGTCGGTACCAGAGCTCCCTGCTGGCGCAGGGATGACCGGCGCGCCGGGCGAGCTCGTCCTCGCCGAACACCGAGGGCCGGTGCTGCTGCTCACGTTCAACCGGCCCGCCAAGCTGAACGCCTGGACCGAAGAACTCGAGGACCGCTATTTCGCGCTGCTCGACGCCGCCGAGGACGACCCGGACGTACGTGCCGTCGTGATCACCGGCGCGGGACGCGGATTCTGCGCCGGAGCCGACCTGCAACTGCTGCGGGCGGTCGGCGAGGTCTCCGAGGCGGACAGGGCACGGCGCCGTCCGCGGAACGTTCCGCGGACCCTGCGCAAGCCGCTGATCGGCGCGATCAACGGGGTGGCCGCCGGCCTGGGCATGGTGGAGGCGCTCTACTGCGACATCCGCTTCGGCTCGCCCTCGGCCCGGTTCATCACGGCATTCGCGCAGCGCGGGCTGATCGCCGAGTACGGGATCTCCTGGCTGTTGCCCCGGCTGGTGGGGCACAGCCGGGCAGCGGACCTGTTGCTGTCGAGCCGCATGGTGGATGCCGAGGAGGCTTTCCGTGTCGGACTCCTCGACCACCTGGTCCCCACCGCCGACGTGGTGGATGCCGCTGTCGCG comes from the Streptomyces sp. NBC_00443 genome and includes:
- a CDS encoding type II toxin-antitoxin system PemK/MazF family toxin, with the translated sequence MQRGEVWWADIDERRPVVLLSGEASEFRAMQVVAPAGTELGGVAAELAVGASEGLPVEGVLRVAFPRPGLIPCTWLVTLTRKDLVEQAGVLSSAKLGDLQELLHLGGLE
- a CDS encoding SDR family oxidoreductase, with product MVITGAGRGFGRALALLAGRLGARAFVSARALAAAQRVADEVATDSGARVDAFACDLANPASIRAFTEGIAAHADRVDVLINNGARYLEGTDLWDADDDAITNTIASGATGTLLTVKHFLPLLRASVGADVVNVVSSAAEARNHRSQAHPAFYAAKTAQVGFADILSHRLRPEGIRVISLYPPDFTDGDPLHSTWDHASRTAPTARTRETRVVAKAEGCRRNSRPSTRDLA
- a CDS encoding plasmid stabilization protein, encoding MPAGSSSKRERQYEHVKKSAEDRGESSKRAKEIASRTVNKERARSGESKTASKTSTRDPKSASQRGGQRSHSGAEGPTKDQLYNEAKKRNIQGRSSMTKKQLRNALGG
- a CDS encoding SRPBCC family protein, which produces MSTVKGTVDVEVPLHMAYDRWTQFEDFPSFMEGVDEVRQLDDRHNHWTTSIGGVRREFDTEIVDQLADDRITWRSIGGDTQQRGSVRFERLDDTHTRVELTMDVEPTGVAEKGADALGMIDRRVKGDLHRFKEYVEGGGGQSRGWRGRIRPEDPGTSL
- a CDS encoding molybdopterin oxidoreductase family protein codes for the protein MRAEVDRIAEPWGGRTPYGPDTQWPARVDSFLEPGVTADGVERWVQTASLLHSNGDAMDLAVADGRIVGVRGRPQDRVNRGRLGPKDLFAWQANHSRDRLTTPLIREGGRLVACDWDTAMDRIVDRSQQLLRERGPGSVGFYTSGQLFLEEYYTLAVIARAGIGTNHLDGNTRLCTATAAEALKETFGCDGQPASYTDVDHADVIALFGHNMAETQPVLWMRVLDRLAGGEAPRLVCVDPRPTPAARHASVHLAPRAGTNLALLNALQHEIIRTGRIDHGFIDAHTVGFHELAAGVADCTPDWASRICDVPARRISEAAEILGGAERLLSTVLQGVYQSHQATAAACQVNNLQLIRGMLGRPGCGVLQMNGQPTAQNTRECGANGDLPGFRNWENDTHVADLARVWNVEPSRIPHYAPPTPAMQIFRYAEQGSIRMLWISGTNPAVSLPELDRIRSILGQERLFTVVQDLYLTETAQLADVVLPAATWGEKTGTFTNADRTVHLSDKAVDPPGDARPDLDILLDYAGRMDFRDKDDRPLVPWHDAESAFEAWKECSRGRPCDYTGLTYERLRGASGIQWPCTREAPEGTERLYTDGITWAAPGTCETYGRDLITGASVSETEYRALNPNGRAVLKAAEYLPPHETTDDAYPLQLNTGRTLYHFHTRTKTGRTPQLNAAAPEVWVELSAGEALRHGVEEGDLVEVTNPRGSVRGRLRITGIRDGMLFLPFHYGYWDTPEGDHPGKDGGRAANETTVTDWDPVSKQPLFKTAAARLTLVERAEGTLCPAPTTTASAPVDPRSVPPTTGGPPAIAHQTVASTECDRR
- a CDS encoding SCO6745 family protein, with translation METARAAWRRLEPVHAMIYFVPEGRRRYADLGLSGRAGYFTSRSAAFGRASAELVTSTFYNFNPDVVRQAVDGAWDATTPQQVLEARYAAAGEALRRAGIHGLPNFDEVLALTRRAAEAACEHAQGRPLFAAHAALPWPQEPVLQLWHAQTLLREFRGDGHVACLLSEGVSGLEALILHAATGEVPVDFLKASRAWPEEKWADTQERLRTRGLLDGDSLSPEGARLRRHIEDRTDRLALPAYAVLGDADCERLAELASPFGRAVVKAGLLDLG
- a CDS encoding alpha/beta fold hydrolase, yielding MSISTGAGLFDAIAAGPPEGRPVLLLHGFPQTGLVWRRQIEALAAHGYRVVAPDQRGYSPGARPARPEDYRIGLLVDDVVAISEELGWAAFDLVGHDWGGAVAWWTAHAHPDRVRTLTVVSTPHPGALATALRTDQDQRKRSRYMIDWRETPATEERMLAHDAQELRDVYAGKVPQDSADAYVRHLSQPGALTAALNWYRSGRPDSAIDVVDLPTLYVWSTEDSAFGPAAAQETERWVNGPYRFEPLQGVSHWIPEEAPEALSRLMLEHLRAHGEY